CAGTCTCGAGGCTGGTGCCGGGCGTGCTCGGTCATGCCGAGTCGGCTTCGCAGGATGCATTCGCAGACGGGCTCCTCGACTGCCCGCACTACACGCGACCGGAAGTGGTCGACGGGTTGAAGGTGCCGGCGGTGCTGCTCAGCGGCGACCACCAGGCGGTTGCCCGGTGGCGTCTGCAGCAGGCACTGGGGCGAACGCGGGAAAAGCGTCCTGACCTGCTTGAAAGGCGCGGGATGAGTGACAGTGAACACGCATTGCTCGAGGATTATCGGGCACTGCAATCGAATTAAAGACAAGGGGATGCAGGCATGACCAACATCATCGAAGAACTGGAGCGCGAAGAGGTCGAGAAAACCGGCCGCTCGCTTGATGACATCAACGCGGGCGATACCGTCCTCGTCAACGTGTGGGTTCGCGAGGGCAACCGCGAGCGCACCCAGCCCTTCGAGGGTGTAGTGATCGCGATGCGCAACCGTGGCGTCAACTCGTCGTTCACGCTGCGCAAGGTGTCCCATGGCGTGGGCGTAGAGCGGGTCTTCCAGCTCCACAGCCCTCTCATCGAGAGCATCAAGGTGAAACGCCGGGGTGACGTTCGCCGGGCCAAGCTCTACTTCCTGCGCGAGCGGCGTGGCAAGGCGGCGCGGATCAAGGAGAAGGTGCGCTCCAAGCGTCGTACCGCCTCCTGATCGGACACCGACCCGCCGATCAGTGCGGATTCTCGGCGTCGTTCATGCCCATCAGGTAGAGGACGCCATCCAGGCCGATCGTCGAGATGGCCTGGCGGGCGCTTCTCTGGACCAGAGGCTTGGCATGGAAGGCGATACCGAGGCCGGCGTTGCGCAACATGGGTAGGTCATTGGCGCCGTCGCCAACGGCAATGACCTGTGCAAGATCAATCTCCATGTCGCCGGCGAGGCGCTTGAGGAGCTCAGCCTTCCTTTCGGCGTCGACAATGCGGCCTGTCACTCGACCGGTGAGTCGACCGTTAGCGATTTCAAGCTGATTGGCGTAAACCGTGTCGAGGTTCAGCCGCGCCTGCAGGTAGCGCCCGAAAAATTCGAAGCCGCCGGAGATCACGGCGGTCCGATAACCGAGCATTTGCAGGGTCTTCAGCAGTCGCTCGGCACCTTCCGTGAGTGTCAACCGCTCGGCGACGCGCTCGAGGACGCTCTCCTCCAGCCCCTCTAACCAGGCAACGCGTTGGGTGAGGCTCTCGCGGAAATCGATTTCGCCGCGCATGGCCGCCGCGGTTATATCAGCCACCTTGTCACCTACTCCCGCCTCGCGTGCCAGCTCGTCGATAACCTCTTCGTGAATGAGGGTCGAGTCCATATCGAAGACCACGAGGCGCCGGTTGCGCCGGTAGAAGTTGTCTTGCTGGAAGGAAATATCGATGTCCATTTCCTGCGAAATGGACAGGAATTCCGCCTTCATTGCATCGGCATCATCGGGTTCACCCCGCAGGCTCAGCTCGAGGCAGGCGCGGCTCTCCGCGTGATCATCGTGGAGCGGGCTGCGAGCGGAAAGCCGGACGATATCCTCGATGTTGAGCCCGTGCTGCGTAGTGACGGTGGCGATACGCGCGATCTGACCGGCGGTAACCCGGCGGCCGAGCAGTGTCAGGACATAGGCCGGCTGACCCTCGCCTCGAACCCACTGTTGATACTCCGCCGGCGGTACGGGCTGGAAACGTACCCGCAGTTCGAGCTTGTGGGCCTCGTAGAGCAGGTCCTTGAGTACCGGTGCCGACGCCGTATCCCCCGAGAGCTTGATCAGTATGGCCAGCGCGAGATTCTCGTGGACCATCGCCTGGCTGATATCCAGCACCCGCACCTGGTAGTCGGTGAGTATCCCCATTAATGCCGCCGTGACGCCTGGCCGGTCGCTACCCGAAATGTTGACGAGGATAATTTCGCTGGCGGGTTCGGTATCGCTCATGGAATTCGCTCACTGAATAATCGTCGGAATATTGTAGGTGAAATTACAAAGGAGCCCATGCCCATGACTGACTCGACTGATCCGAAATCGACCGACTGGCGTGAGCGGCTGACGCCGGCCCAGTTCCGAGTGGCTCGCGAGGGCGGCACGGAGCCGCCGTTCAGTGGCGAGTACAACAATCTGAAGGCCGACGGCATGTTCCATTGTGTCTGTTGCGGGAAGCTGTTGTTCGATAGCCGGCAGAAATTCGACTCTGGCACTGGCTGGCCGAGCTTCTGGTCGCCGGCGAATGATGATGCCGTCGCCACCGAGAGCGACGGGAGCATGGGGATGCGTCGCACCGAGGTGCACTGCCCGGAATGCCAGGCGCATCTCGGCCACGTTTTCCCGGATGGTCCCGAGCCCACCGGGCTGCGTTACTGCATCAACTCCGTGTCGCTACGCTTTGAGGCTCGCGACGGCAATGATTGAGGCTTGTCGCCGTGCATCAAGCCTCGGTATAGTCGATTGGATAAGTTACTGATTTCAGGATTTCACCATGAACGAACCGGCTCCCCATCTCGACCCCGAGCAGACCGACCAGACGCCCCGGCACAAGTCGGGCCATCCTCGCGCCGGCGAGGCGATGAGTGGGGCCGAGATGGTCGTCGAGGTAATGGCGCAGGAGGGAGTCGATACCGTCTTCGGCTACAGCGGTGGTGCGATCCTGCCGACCTACGACGCCGTTTTCCGCTACAACGAGCGTGAGCGCACCGAGACGGACCGGGACCCGATGCAACTGGTGGTTCCCGCCAACGAGCAGGGCGCCGGCTTCATGGCGGCCGGTTATGCGCGCAGTACCGGTAAGGTCGGCTGCTTTCTGGTGACGTCGGGACCGGGGGCAACCAACACGGTAACGCCCATCCGTGACTGCATGGCCGATTCGGTGCCCGTGGTCGGGATCACGGGGCAGGTGGCGCGCGCCGCGATGGGTACCGACGCCTTCCAGGAGGCTCCCATCGTCAACATCATGGGGAACTGCGCGAAGCATGTCTTTCTGGTCACCCGTCCGGAACAGCTCGAGGAGACTATCCGCACGGCATTCGAGGTAGCGCGCTCCGGCAGGCCGGGGCCGGTTGTCGTCGACCTGCCGAAAGACGTTCAGAACTGGGTCGGAGAGTTCAAGGGCGATGGTCTGCTGGGAATCCGCGGCTATCGCCAGCGGATGGAATCACTGCGTCAGACACCCCTTGCCGAGGCCAAGGCCCGACAGTTCTTCGAGATGCTCGGGCAGTCACGTCGGCCGCTCTTGTATGTGGGTGGCGGCGCAATCCATGGTGAGGGTAGCGCGGCACTGACGGCTCTCGCCCACGAGTACGGGATCCCCAGCGTGAGCACCCTGATGGGGCTGGGAGCCGTCGATACTACCGATGATCTGCATCTTCACATGCTCGGCATGCATGGGACGGCCTACGCCAACTACGCGGTGGAAGACTGCGATTTCATCATTGCCGTTGGGTCCCGATTCGATGACCGTGTCGCGGCGAAAGCGGAGCTGTTCGCTCCGAACGCGGAGAATATCGCGCATATCGATATCGACGCCGCCGAGATCGGTAAGGTCAAAAAGGTCACCTGGTCGCATGTCGGCGAGGCGGGCAGCACGCTCCACCAGCTCCTTGAACACGGACGCAGCATGGGCTTCAGTGCCGATTACGACGCCTGGGGCGAGCATTGCCGGACGCTGCGGGAGCGTCATCCGATGGATTTCAAGCGGGACGGCGAGCTCATCCAGCCGCAGGCGGTGATGCGGGCGCTGAATGACCTGACCGGGGGCAATGCGATCATCACCACCGGTGTCGGCCAGCATCAGATGTGGGCGGCGCAGTACCTGGATTACTGTCGCCCGCGACTATGGCTGACGTCCGGCTCCATGGGCACCATGGGGTTCGGGCTGCCGGCAGCGATTGGCGCCCAGTTCGCCAATCCCGGTGAGTTGGTGATCGACATCGATGGCGACGGCAGTCTGCGCATGAATCTCGGCGAGATGGAGACGGTGACGACCTATGGTCTGCCGGTGAAGATCCTGCTACTCAACAATGTCGGCGATGGCATGGTGCGGCAGTGGCAAAAACTCTACTTCGGCGACCGTTTTTCGGGGAGTGACAAGTCCCTGCACCGCAAGAACTTTATCAAGGCGGCCGAGGCCGATGGCTTCGAGTTTGCCCGCAGTGTTTCCGATCCTGCCGAGATGGCCACTACGCTTGAGGCGTTTATCCAGTTCGATGGTCCGGCCTTCCTTGAGGTGGGCGTCGACCCCGATACATCGGTCTATCCGATGGTTGGTCCGGGGATGGGCTACAAGCAGATGGTGACCGGTGAGTACATTCCTGGCCGGGAAATCCCGGAGATCGGCCGCCACGGACGGGTTAATCCCAGCGAGGCCTTCTGACCGCCGTTGAAAAAGGGGGCGCCCGCCCCCACTACGCGGTCAGGTTCGGGACAAAACGGAAACAGGAATGAGTAACGAAGAGAAAGCCGCGGAAACCTACGAATTTCAGGCCGAGGTCCGGCAGCTGCTGGATCTGATGATCCACTCCCTCTACAGCAACCGCGAGATATTCCTCAGGGAGCTCGTTTCCAACGCTGCGGATGCCGCCGACCGGCTGCGCTTCGAGGCACTGCAGGACAAGACACTGCTCGAGGACGATCCGGATCCGCGGGTGTCGATCGCGGTCGACAACGACGCGCGCACGGTGACGATCAGTGACAACGGCATCGGTATGAACCGTGCGGATGTCATCGACAACCTCGGCACCATCGCGCGCTCCGGGACCCGACGCTTTCTCGACGCGATGACCGGCGACCAGAAACAGGATGCCCAGCTTATCGGGCAGTTCGGCGTCGGGTTCTATTCCGCTTTCATCGTTGCCGATCAGGTGACCGTGCATACCCGCCGCGCCGGCGAAGCGGCTGACCAGGGTGTTCTCTGGCGCTCGGACGGGAAGGGGGAGTTCAGCCTCGAATCACTCCCGCGCGATCGGCGAGGCACGGCGGTCACTCTCCACCTGGCCGAAGGTCAGGATGAGTTCCTCGATCGCAATCGGCTGCGCCAGATCGTGCGTCGCTACTCCGATCACATCGCGTTGCCCATCGAGCTCGAAAACGAGCAGGGCGAGATGGAAACGGCCAACCAGGCGTCCGCGATGTGGATGCGGCCCAAATCCGAGATTACCGACGAAGAGTATCGCCAGTTCTATCAGCAGCTCAGTTACGATCCGGAGCCGCCACTGGAGTGGATTCACAATAAGGTGGAGGGCAATCAGTCCTACACCTCGCTGCTGTTCATACCGGCCCAGCGACCGTTTGATCTCTTCGAGCCGGACTCCAGTCAGGGCCTGCGTCTCTACGTGCGTCGCGTGTTCATCATGGAAGACCGGGACAGCCGCCTTCTGCCCCGTTATCTGCGCTTCGTGCGCGGACTGGTCGACTCGGACGACCTGCCGCTCAACGTCTCGCGGGAACTGCTGCAGCACAACAAGCTGGTTGATCGCATTCGGGGCGCCTCGGTCAAGCGCGTGCTCGATACCCTTGAGCGCATGGCGCGGGATGACAACGATCGCTACGCGCGTTTCTGGGAGGCATTCGGGACCGTACTCAAGGAAGGTCCCGTGGAAGATCCCGCCAACGCCGAGAAAGTCGCCGGTCTGCTGCGCTTTCATTCGACCCATGGCGACGGTGGCTCGAGTGTCGGCCTTTCCGACTATGTCGGCCGCATGCACGAGGGGCAGAAGGCGATCTATTACCTGACCGGCGAGAGCCTGGCAGCGGTACGCAACAGCCCGCATCTGGAGGTATTCCGCCAGCGCAACATCGAGGTGCTTCTGCTCGCGGAGCCGGTGGACGAGTGGCTGGTCGCCCACCTCACGGAATTCAATGGTACCCCGCTGCAGAGCGTGGCAAAGGGCGATCTGGAAATCGACGAGCTCGGCGGTGCCGATGATGAGACTCCGAAACAGCCGGAGACGAGCGAATCGGTCGAAGCGCTTATCGCCCGCATTGGTGAGGCGCTGGGAGACCGGGTTTCGGCGGTTCGCGCCAGTAGCCGACTGACCGACTCGCCGGCCTGTATTGTCGTGGGTGACCACGAGTTCGGACTGAACATGCAGCGTATGCTCAAGGCCGCCGGCCACGAACTCCCGCAGCAGCCGCCGGTACTGGAGATCAACCCGCAGCATTCGATCATCCAGCGCCTGGCCGAAGACGGAAACGCGCCGCTCGATGAGTGGGCTTCATTGCTCCTCGAGCAGTCAATGCTCATGGACGGGGGGCGTCTGGAAGATCCGGCGAGCTTCGTCCGGCGCATGAACCGGTTGCTCGACTGATGGCGGTGACCGAACGCTCCGGAGCGGCCTTTGAACTCAAGGGTCGTATGACCACCCTGACCGTACTGCGGGTGCTGACACCGGATCCAGCGGCACTGTTCCTGCAGCTTGACGCACGACTCGCACAGGCGCCGGATTTCTTCGACGGCATGCCGCTGGTGCTGGTGCCGGCTGACGGCATCAAGATCGACCCCGATGCCCTGACGAAACTGGTGGCCGGCCTTCGTGACCGGCACCTGTTGCCTGTGGCCGCTGCCGGGATGAAGGCACAGGAGGCGGCGACGGCCGGACTGGGGGTCATCAGCAACCTCGATGAACCGCGCACGGAGGCCGCGGAAGCGATACCGAGTGAACGCCGCGAGCGGCCAGCGCCAACGGCTACCGGCGCGGCGCGACTGGTAAGCCAGCCGGTGCGCTCCGGCCAGCAGGTGTACGCCCGGGGCGGCGATCTGATCGTCACTGCGCCGGTCAGTGCCGGTGCAGAACTGATGGCCGATGGCCATATTCATGTCTACGATACATTGCGTGGACGGGCGCTGGCAGGTGTGCAGGGCGACGAGAATGCGCGTATCTTTTGTCGATCGTTGCAGGCGGAACTGGTAGCGGTCGCCGGGCACTATCGGCTGAGTGACCAGATCAACGCCGAACTCCGTGACGCCCCGGCCATGGTCTGGCTGCGCGACGGAGAGCTGGAACTCAACGCGCTCTGATAATCGGGAGGTGACTGTGGCGCGAATCGTGGTTGTGACATCGGGCAAGGGGGGCGTTGGTAAGACGACCACCAGTGCTGCATTCGGGGCGGGACTCGCCCGAGCGGGCTATAAAACGGTCGTCGTCGACTTCGACGTGGGGCTACGCAACCTTGACCTCATTATGGGCTGTGAGCGGCGGGTCGTTTACGATTTCGTCAATGTGATCAATGGCGAGGCCAATCTCAACCAGGCCCTGATCCGCGACAAGCGGGTTACTGGGCTCGAGATCCTCCCGGCTTCCCAGACCCGCGACAAGGACGCGCTGACATTTGAGGGGGTCCAGTCGGTCCTCGAGACGCTTGCAAGCACCCATGACTATGTCATTTGTGACTCCCCGGCAGGCATCGAGCGCGGCGCCCATCTGGCAATGTACTTCGCCGATGATGCCCTCGTGGTCACCAATCCCGAGGTGTCATCGGTCCGCGACTCCGACCGGGTGCTGGGGCTCCTGTCCAGCAAGACGCGTCGCGCGGAGCAGGGAGACGATCCCGTCAGGGAGCATCTGGTGGTTACCCGCTATGCCCCATCGCGCGTGGGCAAAGGCGAGATGCTTAGTATCGAGGACGTTTGCGAGATCCTGTCGATCGATCTGCTCGGCGTTGTCCCCGAGTCCACCGCGGTGCTTAACGCCTCGAACGCTGGTGTGCCGGTGATCATGGAAGAGAAAACGGACGCCGGACAGGCCTACGCGGATATCGTCGCGCGTTATCTCGGTGAAGAGCGTGATCAGCGTTTTCTGACCGAGAAGAAGAGCCTGTTCGGTCGGCTGTTCAAGGGCTAACGCAATGGCTTTCCTGGACTATTTCCGCTCAGAGAAGAAACGCAGTGCCTCCGTCGCGAAGGAGCGACTGCAAGTGATCGTGGCCCGCGAGCGGGGTAACCGCGGCGGTCCGGATTATCTCCCGGCCCTCCAGCAGGAAATCCTGGAGGTTATTCGTCGCTACATCGAAGTCGAGGACGACGCGGTGCGGATCGAAGTGGATCGCGAGGGGGACTGCGAAGTACTGGAGTTGAACGTAACCCTGCCCGACAGCGAATAGGCGGGCGTTCGGCGACCGCTCAGGTCTCGCTCTGGGCGGTCACATCCACTTTCATCTGTAACTCCTGTCCGGGTTGCAGATAGGTGCCGGGACTCAGCTCGTTCCATCGTCTCAGGTCACCGACGCTGACATTGAACTGGCGCGCGATCCTGTATAGGGAATCACCCTGCCGTACGGAATAGGTCACCGACTGCAAACGACTTGACGCGGCAATACTGCTGGCGTCGCGGGACCGGGTCCACACGACCAACTGCTCACCCACTTTGAGCGTGTCCCCGGGGGCCATGCCGTTCCAGCTCGCCAGTTCCCGCACCCCCACATTGAAACGCCTGGCGATGCCCCAGAGGCTGTCGCCGGATCGGACCGCGTAGCGCCGCCGCTCGCCATCTCCCCGGCTGCGGTCGCGGGTGGCCTGTCGACGCGCGCCCGCGGTCATCGCATACTCACCGCTCGGGCGGCTGGCGATCGGTACGAGCAGGTGATCGCCTCGACGGATCGTGTCGCCGTCGAGCTGGTTCGCATCGCGGAGGGACGCTACCGTTGTGTGATATTCGTCGGCAATGCCTCCCAGGGTGTCGCCCCGACCGATTCGGTGCCGTTGCCAGCGCATCCACGCGGTTTCGGGTGTGCCCTCCAGTGCCTGCCGGAATCGGGGTGCGTGGTCTTTTGGCAGGAGTAGACGATGAGGCCCGGATGGTGGCGTGGCCCAGCGGTTGTAGCCCGGGTTGAGCTGATAGAGGGTCTCCATATCGATATTGGCCAGTTCGGCCGCCAGTGCGAGATCGATCTGGCGGTCAAGGTCAACGGCGATCACCACCGGGTCGTTCGGGATCGGTTCCAGCTCGACGCCATGCGCCGACGGATTCGCCACCAGCTCACTGATTGCCAGCAGCCGTGGGACGTAGTTCATGGTCTCGCGGGGCAGGTCAAGCGACCAGTAATCGGTCGGGCGGCCGGCCTGGCGATTACGCTCGATCGCCCGCAGTACTGTGCCTTCTCCGGCGTTGTAAGCGGCGGTGGCGAGGAGCCAGTCACCCTCGAACATCTCGCCGAGGTAGCTGAGATAGGTTACCGCTGCGGCGGTGGCGGCGAGTACATCGCGCCGGCCGTCATACCACCAGTTCTGCGCCAGGCCGTAATGCCGACCGGTGGCAGGGACGAATTGCCAGATGCCGGCCGCACTGCCGTGGGAATAGGCGAATGGCCGGAATGCACTCTCGATAATCGGCAGCAGTGCCAGCTCCAGCGGCATATCGCGGGACTCGAGTGTCTCGACGATATGATAGAGATAAGGACGGGCGCGCTGCGACACCCGCCGCCAGTAGTCGCCATAGGTGGCGTAGTCGGCCAGCTGGCGGCGCACACGCTGATTGTCGTGGTCGGGGATGGCGTATCCACGCCGGATCCGTTCCCAGACATCGGTCGCCGTTTCCGCCGTGTCCCCGGCGGCATCAGCATCGCTCGCGTCATGTGGCGATCCCGGGCCGGTCATGGGGTGTGCGGCGGCGCCGGCCGGGGATCCGCCGGAAGACGCCGCCTTGTCGGCGCCGGGAGATGTCGTTTGCTCGGAGACACCGGCGCAGCCGGCGATTAGAAAGACCGTCAGTAGCGGTCCAAAGCAGTAGCGGTTCAAGGGAGGGTCCTCAGAAGTGATCTTTCCAGTCGCGGAGGATGGCGAAGACATCTGCCGGGCCCTCGGGAACGCGTCCCGCGCGCTCGGTCGCATGCCGTACGACCGCCGCGCTGTCCCAGCGCAGGAATGGATTGGTGGCACGCTCCTCGCCGATCGTGGAGGGCACCGTAATGGCACCGCGCCGACGCTGTTCACGCACACGCTCCAGGCGTGCCTGCAGCGCCTCGTTCTCGGGCTCGGCGGCGACAGCGAATTCGAGGTTTGCCTGCGTGTACTCGTGCCCGCAATAGACAGCAGTGTCTGCGGGCAGGTCGCGTAACGTGGCGAGATAGCCCTGCATGGGCGCTGGCGTGCCCTCGAACATGCGGCCACAGCCGCCCGCGAAAAGCGCATCGCCGGCGAAAAGCACGCCATCGCCCCGATAGGCGATATGGTCCAGGGTATGTCCGGGGACCGCGAGCACTTCCAGCGGCATATCTATCCCGTCAGGCACAAGCCGGTCGCCGGCCCGAAGCGGGTGGGTAAGACAGGGGATGTTACTGTCCGCCGGTCCGTAGACCGGTATAGCGTCCGCCAGAAGCCCCTCAACGCCGGCAACATGATCGCCATGGTGATGCGTGATCAGGATCGCGCTCAATTGCAGCCCGAGGCTTTCGAGTGCGCGGGCCACCGGCGCCGTGTCGCCGGGATCGACAACGATCGCTCCGGAAGACTGTGACTCGTGGATGAGCCACGTATAATTGTCCTTGAGAACGGGGATTGGGGTAATTTCAATCATTGCCGCATGCTACCCCGACCGAACAATCGCCTCAATTGGCAATCTCCGGTCAACCGCAGGGAGGAGTCATCAATGCGTGCGCTGCATGAATGGTTTGCCACCCCGGCGGGGCAGGATCTCGCCGAACGTGAATCGCGGTTGCTGACACGGCGCCTGGCCGGATTGTACGCCCGGCGCGTCCTCCAGATCGGGGCCTACGGGGGCGGTGTCAGTCCGGCGGTATTCGGTAACGTCCGTCAGTGGGTGATGGACGACTTGCCGGGTGGGCCGATCGACCTGGAGGCGGACAGTCGAGTGATTCCGCTGGCATCGAGCAGCGTCGATGTGGTTATCCTGATCCACCAGCTGGAATTCAGTGGCGCTCCCCACCAGATCATCCGCGAGTCCGCCCGCGTCCTCGCGCCGGAGGGGCATCTCATGGTGCTGGGGTTCAACCCCTACAGCCTGTGGGGGCTGCGCCGCGTTATGTCGAGTAATGCCCGGACGCCGCCATGGTCGGGGCGTTATCTTGCCGCCCGACGCGTTGCCGACTGGATGATGTTGCTGGGTATGGTGCCCCGGCGACCGGAGGGGCTGGCCGCTCTCCCGCCACCGCTGAGTCGCTGGTGGTTGCAGCGTCATCCCGACACGAACCATCGCCGGGAAGCGCTGGGGGCAGGCCTCAACTGGATGGGTGGCGTCAACCTGGTGATTGGCCAGAAGCGCGTCAATGGATCGGTGGATGCGCCCCGTCAGTGGCGACGCCGGTTTGAAATCATCCCCGGCGGTCTGACGCAGGCCGGTGCCGGGGCCACTCGAAATCGAAGGGAGAGCTGGCATGACGCCGGTTGAGATTTTCACGGACGGCGCCTGTCGGGGGAATCCCGGGGCAGGTGGCTGGGGTGTTCTGATCCGCTGGGACGGGGTAGAGAAGACCCTGCACGGTGGTGAGCGGGAGACCACGAACAACCGCATGGAGCTCATGGCGGCTATTCAGGCCCTGGAGGCACTCGGTCGGCCATCGTCGGTGGATCTCACGACCGATTCCCAGTATGTACGCAAGGGCATTACGGAGTGGATCGATGCCTGGAAGCGTCGTGGCTGGAAGACTGCCAGTCGCCAGCCGGTCAAGAATCGTGACCTGTGGGAGCGTCTGGATACGCTTTCGCAGCGTCATGAGATACGCTGGCACTGGGTGCGTGGCCACACCGGGCACGACGGTAATGAACGCGTCGATGATCTCGCCAACCAGGGGATCGACGAACTGGAAAGGGCGGCGGATTGATGCGCCAGATCATTCTGGATACGGAAACCACCGGCCTCGAGCCGGAAAACGGTCACCGGATCATCGAGATCGGTTGCTACGAGGTCGAGCAGCGCCGGCCTACCGGGCGCCGCTTTCACGAATACATCAACCCCGACCGGGCGGTCGATCCCGAGGCGGTCGAAGTGCACGGGATTACCGATCGGTTCCTGATGGACAAGCCTCGTTTTGCGGACATCGCGCGGTCCTTTCTCGATTTCGTGGCCGACGCCGAGCTGATTATCCATAACGCGCTCTTCGATGTCGGCTTCCTCGACAGCGAACTGGGCCGGCTCGGTACCGACTGGGGCCGAATAGCGGATCATTGCCGGGTGACCGACAGCCTGACGCTGGCCCGCCGGCGTCACCCCGGCCAGCGCAACAGCCTCGATGCCCTGTGCCGTCGCTATGCGATCGATAATAGCGGTCGCTCGCTCCACGGCGCCCTGCTCGACGCCGAGATCCTCGCCGAGGTGTACCTGGCAATGACCGGGGGGCAGGTGACCCTGCACCTTGGCGCCCGGGAGGAGGATGGCCCCGCGCAACGGATCGAGAGCGACCAGCCAGTCAGCGCCGACCGCCCACGGCTACGGGTCGTCGAGCCCACCGCGGCGGAAATCGCCGCCCATGCGTCATGGCTCGATCAGCTCGACCGCGAAAGCGACGGACGCTGCGTCTGGCGGGCACTGGACGGGGAGGCTCGAGGATGACGCGCCGGATGCTCCGGGCACCGATCGCCGCGGTGACGTTCGACCTCGATTTCACGCTCTGGGACCTGGACGGCGTGCTTCCGCATGCCGAGGCGGTCTGCCAGGGGTTGCTCGAGCAGCATTATCCGGCCGTTACCCAACACTTCGACGTTGCCGGAATGCGTGAACTGCGTAACCGGATCGCCGCCGAGCGCCCCGAGCTCGCGCATGATGTAACGGCACTGCGCCGCGCCGGCCTGCGTCGCGCCGGCGAGCAGGCGGGGTACGCCGGCGATGCGCTTGAGGCGCTGGTAGAGGAGGCCTTCGAGGTTTTCCTCGAGGCCCGTCACGCGGTCAGGCTCTACCCCGATACGCTGCCGATGCTGCGGGCCCTCCAGGGCCGTGTCGCGGTGGGTGCCATCACCAACGGCAACGCCGAGATCGCCCGCATCGGGCTGGACGGGTATTTCGATTTCGCGCTCTCGGCAGTCGAGC
The Spiribacter vilamensis DNA segment above includes these coding regions:
- the minE gene encoding cell division topological specificity factor MinE, with the protein product MAFLDYFRSEKKRSASVAKERLQVIVARERGNRGGPDYLPALQQEILEVIRRYIEVEDDAVRIEVDREGDCEVLELNVTLPDSE
- the ilvB gene encoding biosynthetic-type acetolactate synthase large subunit codes for the protein MNEPAPHLDPEQTDQTPRHKSGHPRAGEAMSGAEMVVEVMAQEGVDTVFGYSGGAILPTYDAVFRYNERERTETDRDPMQLVVPANEQGAGFMAAGYARSTGKVGCFLVTSGPGATNTVTPIRDCMADSVPVVGITGQVARAAMGTDAFQEAPIVNIMGNCAKHVFLVTRPEQLEETIRTAFEVARSGRPGPVVVDLPKDVQNWVGEFKGDGLLGIRGYRQRMESLRQTPLAEAKARQFFEMLGQSRRPLLYVGGGAIHGEGSAALTALAHEYGIPSVSTLMGLGAVDTTDDLHLHMLGMHGTAYANYAVEDCDFIIAVGSRFDDRVAAKAELFAPNAENIAHIDIDAAEIGKVKKVTWSHVGEAGSTLHQLLEHGRSMGFSADYDAWGEHCRTLRERHPMDFKRDGELIQPQAVMRALNDLTGGNAIITTGVGQHQMWAAQYLDYCRPRLWLTSGSMGTMGFGLPAAIGAQFANPGELVIDIDGDGSLRMNLGEMETVTTYGLPVKILLLNNVGDGMVRQWQKLYFGDRFSGSDKSLHRKNFIKAAEADGFEFARSVSDPAEMATTLEAFIQFDGPAFLEVGVDPDTSVYPMVGPGMGYKQMVTGEYIPGREIPEIGRHGRVNPSEAF
- the serB gene encoding phosphoserine phosphatase SerB, which gives rise to MSDTEPASEIILVNISGSDRPGVTAALMGILTDYQVRVLDISQAMVHENLALAILIKLSGDTASAPVLKDLLYEAHKLELRVRFQPVPPAEYQQWVRGEGQPAYVLTLLGRRVTAGQIARIATVTTQHGLNIEDIVRLSARSPLHDDHAESRACLELSLRGEPDDADAMKAEFLSISQEMDIDISFQQDNFYRRNRRLVVFDMDSTLIHEEVIDELAREAGVGDKVADITAAAMRGEIDFRESLTQRVAWLEGLEESVLERVAERLTLTEGAERLLKTLQMLGYRTAVISGGFEFFGRYLQARLNLDTVYANQLEIANGRLTGRVTGRIVDAERKAELLKRLAGDMEIDLAQVIAVGDGANDLPMLRNAGLGIAFHAKPLVQRSARQAISTIGLDGVLYLMGMNDAENPH
- the htpG gene encoding molecular chaperone HtpG produces the protein MSNEEKAAETYEFQAEVRQLLDLMIHSLYSNREIFLRELVSNAADAADRLRFEALQDKTLLEDDPDPRVSIAVDNDARTVTISDNGIGMNRADVIDNLGTIARSGTRRFLDAMTGDQKQDAQLIGQFGVGFYSAFIVADQVTVHTRRAGEAADQGVLWRSDGKGEFSLESLPRDRRGTAVTLHLAEGQDEFLDRNRLRQIVRRYSDHIALPIELENEQGEMETANQASAMWMRPKSEITDEEYRQFYQQLSYDPEPPLEWIHNKVEGNQSYTSLLFIPAQRPFDLFEPDSSQGLRLYVRRVFIMEDRDSRLLPRYLRFVRGLVDSDDLPLNVSRELLQHNKLVDRIRGASVKRVLDTLERMARDDNDRYARFWEAFGTVLKEGPVEDPANAEKVAGLLRFHSTHGDGGSSVGLSDYVGRMHEGQKAIYYLTGESLAAVRNSPHLEVFRQRNIEVLLLAEPVDEWLVAHLTEFNGTPLQSVAKGDLEIDELGGADDETPKQPETSESVEALIARIGEALGDRVSAVRASSRLTDSPACIVVGDHEFGLNMQRMLKAAGHELPQQPPVLEINPQHSIIQRLAEDGNAPLDEWASLLLEQSMLMDGGRLEDPASFVRRMNRLLD
- the minD gene encoding septum site-determining protein MinD: MARIVVVTSGKGGVGKTTTSAAFGAGLARAGYKTVVVDFDVGLRNLDLIMGCERRVVYDFVNVINGEANLNQALIRDKRVTGLEILPASQTRDKDALTFEGVQSVLETLASTHDYVICDSPAGIERGAHLAMYFADDALVVTNPEVSSVRDSDRVLGLLSSKTRRAEQGDDPVREHLVVTRYAPSRVGKGEMLSIEDVCEILSIDLLGVVPESTAVLNASNAGVPVIMEEKTDAGQAYADIVARYLGEERDQRFLTEKKSLFGRLFKG
- the minC gene encoding septum site-determining protein MinC, which codes for MAVTERSGAAFELKGRMTTLTVLRVLTPDPAALFLQLDARLAQAPDFFDGMPLVLVPADGIKIDPDALTKLVAGLRDRHLLPVAAAGMKAQEAATAGLGVISNLDEPRTEAAEAIPSERRERPAPTATGAARLVSQPVRSGQQVYARGGDLIVTAPVSAGAELMADGHIHVYDTLRGRALAGVQGDENARIFCRSLQAELVAVAGHYRLSDQINAELRDAPAMVWLRDGELELNAL
- the msrB gene encoding peptide-methionine (R)-S-oxide reductase MsrB, which translates into the protein MTDSTDPKSTDWRERLTPAQFRVAREGGTEPPFSGEYNNLKADGMFHCVCCGKLLFDSRQKFDSGTGWPSFWSPANDDAVATESDGSMGMRRTEVHCPECQAHLGHVFPDGPEPTGLRYCINSVSLRFEARDGND
- the rplS gene encoding 50S ribosomal protein L19, which encodes MTNIIEELEREEVEKTGRSLDDINAGDTVLVNVWVREGNRERTQPFEGVVIAMRNRGVNSSFTLRKVSHGVGVERVFQLHSPLIESIKVKRRGDVRRAKLYFLRERRGKAARIKEKVRSKRRTAS